A genomic stretch from Pseudomonas alkylphenolica includes:
- a CDS encoding carbon-nitrogen hydrolase family protein → MRIALYQGASQPLDVPGNLERLHQQAQLAAARGAELLVCPEMFLTGYNIGSEAVERLAEAEDGPSAMAVVEIAQSNRIAIAYGYPELSEDGRIYNAVQLIDAHGSSLCNYRKTHLFGGLDRAMFSPGPDHFPVVELNGWRLGLLICYDIEFPENARRLALAGAELILVPTANMVPYDFIAQVTVRARAYENQCYLLYANYCGSEDEIHYCGQSSIVGPDGSILAMAGRDSTLLQADLELQRVHEGRASTPYLHDLRPELYGDPRDRG, encoded by the coding sequence ATGCGCATCGCGCTGTATCAAGGTGCTTCGCAGCCACTGGACGTACCCGGCAATCTCGAGCGCCTGCACCAGCAGGCGCAACTGGCCGCAGCCCGGGGTGCAGAGTTGCTGGTGTGTCCGGAGATGTTCCTGACCGGCTACAACATCGGCAGCGAGGCCGTGGAACGCCTGGCCGAGGCCGAAGACGGGCCTTCGGCCATGGCCGTGGTGGAGATCGCCCAGAGCAATCGCATCGCCATTGCCTACGGTTATCCCGAGCTGTCCGAAGACGGCCGGATCTACAACGCCGTACAGCTGATCGACGCCCATGGCAGCAGCCTGTGCAACTACCGCAAGACCCACCTGTTCGGCGGTCTGGACCGGGCGATGTTCAGCCCGGGCCCCGATCATTTCCCGGTGGTGGAATTGAACGGATGGCGGCTGGGCTTGCTGATCTGCTACGACATCGAGTTTCCGGAAAATGCCCGACGCCTGGCCCTGGCCGGTGCCGAGCTGATTCTGGTGCCGACGGCGAACATGGTGCCTTACGACTTCATTGCCCAAGTCACCGTGCGCGCCCGCGCCTACGAAAACCAGTGCTACCTGCTCTACGCCAACTACTGCGGCAGCGAAGACGAGATCCACTACTGCGGACAGAGCAGCATTGTCGGCCCGGACGGCAGCATCCTGGCCATGGCCGGTCGCGACAGCACCCTGCTGCAGGCAGACCTGGAACTGCAACGGGTCCACGAAGGACGCGCCAGCACGCCCTACCTGCACGACCTGCGCCCTGAGCTGTATGGCGATCCGCGCGATCGCGGATAA
- a CDS encoding flavin monoamine oxidase family protein: MNKNNRHPADGKKPVTIFGPDFPFAFDDWIEHPAGLGSIPAERQGEEVAIVGAGIAGLVAAYELMKLGLKPVVYEASKMGGRLRSQTFEGTDGIIAELGGMRFPVSSTAFYHYVDKLGLETKPFPNPLTPASGSTVIDLEGQTHYAEKLSDLPKLFQEVADAWADALEDGARFGEIQQAIRDRDVPRLKELWNTLVPLWDDRTFYDFVATSKAFAKLSFLHREVFGQVGFGTGGWDSDFPNSMLEIFRVVMTNCDDHQHLVVGGVEQVPLGIWRHVPERCAHWPQGTSLSSLHRGAPRPGVKSIARDADGRLAVTDTWGDTRHYAAVLTTCQSWLLTTQIECEESLFSQKMWMALDRTRYMQSSKTFVMVDRPFWKDKDPETGRDLMSMTLTDRLTRGTYLFDNGDDKPGVICLSYSWMSDALKMLPHPVEKRVKLALDALKKIYPKVDIAGHIIGDPITVSWEADPHFLGAFKGALPGHYRYNQRMYAHFMQQDMPAEQRGIFIAGDDVSWTPAWVEGAVQTSLNAVWGIMNHFGGHTHPDNPGPGDVFNEIGPIALAD; encoded by the coding sequence ATGAACAAGAACAATCGCCACCCCGCCGACGGCAAGAAACCTGTCACCATCTTCGGCCCGGACTTTCCGTTCGCCTTTGACGACTGGATCGAGCACCCCGCTGGCCTGGGCAGTATCCCGGCCGAACGCCAGGGTGAAGAAGTGGCGATTGTCGGTGCCGGTATCGCCGGCCTGGTGGCGGCCTACGAGCTGATGAAGCTGGGCCTCAAACCGGTGGTCTACGAAGCGTCGAAGATGGGTGGCCGCCTGCGCTCGCAGACCTTCGAAGGTACCGACGGGATCATCGCCGAGCTTGGCGGTATGCGTTTCCCGGTATCGTCCACGGCGTTCTATCACTATGTGGACAAGCTGGGCCTTGAGACCAAGCCCTTTCCCAACCCGCTGACGCCGGCCTCAGGCAGTACGGTCATCGACCTGGAAGGTCAGACCCACTACGCCGAAAAACTTTCCGACCTGCCGAAACTGTTCCAGGAAGTCGCCGATGCCTGGGCCGACGCGCTGGAAGATGGCGCCCGCTTCGGTGAAATCCAGCAGGCGATCCGCGACCGCGATGTGCCACGTCTCAAAGAACTGTGGAACACCCTCGTGCCGCTGTGGGACGACCGCACCTTCTACGACTTCGTCGCTACTTCCAAGGCCTTCGCCAAGCTCAGCTTCCTGCACCGGGAAGTGTTCGGCCAGGTCGGCTTCGGCACCGGCGGCTGGGACTCGGACTTCCCCAACTCGATGCTGGAAATCTTCCGCGTGGTGATGACCAACTGCGACGATCACCAACACCTGGTGGTCGGCGGCGTCGAGCAAGTGCCGCTGGGCATCTGGCGCCATGTTCCCGAGCGTTGCGCGCACTGGCCGCAAGGCACCAGCCTCAGCTCGCTGCACCGTGGCGCGCCGCGTCCGGGGGTCAAGAGCATCGCCCGCGATGCCGACGGACGCCTGGCGGTGACCGACACCTGGGGCGACACCCGCCACTACGCCGCCGTGCTCACCACCTGCCAGAGCTGGCTGCTGACCACCCAGATCGAATGTGAAGAGTCGCTGTTCTCGCAGAAGATGTGGATGGCTCTGGACCGCACCCGCTACATGCAGTCGTCGAAAACCTTCGTCATGGTCGACCGGCCATTCTGGAAAGACAAAGACCCGGAGACCGGCCGCGACCTGATGAGCATGACCCTGACCGACCGTCTGACCCGCGGCACCTACCTGTTCGACAACGGTGACGACAAGCCGGGGGTCATCTGCCTGTCCTACTCGTGGATGAGCGACGCCCTGAAGATGCTCCCGCACCCGGTGGAAAAGCGCGTGAAGCTGGCCCTCGACGCGCTGAAGAAGATCTACCCGAAAGTCGACATCGCCGGCCACATCATTGGCGACCCGATCACCGTGTCCTGGGAAGCCGACCCGCATTTCCTCGGGGCGTTCAAGGGCGCCCTGCCTGGCCATTACCGTTACAACCAGCGTATGTACGCGCACTTCATGCAGCAGGACATGCCCGCCGAACAGCGCGGTATCTTCATCGCCGGTGACGACGTGTCGTGGACCCCGGCCTGGGTCGAAGGCGCGGTGCAGACCTCGCTCAATGCGGTGTGGGGTATCATGAATCACTTCGGTGGGCATACCCATCCTGATAACCCAGGCCCGGGCGATGTATTCAACGAGATCGGACCGATCGCCCTCGCCGACTGA
- the istB gene encoding IS21-like element ISPpu7 family helper ATPase IstB — protein sequence MLPHPTLDKLQTLRLHGMLKALNEQLKTPDIDSLSFEERLGLLVDRELTERDDKRLSSRLRQARLKHNACLEDIDYRSPRGLDKALILQLSGGQWLRDGLNLIIGGPTGVGKTWLACALAHQACREGYSVRYLRLPRLLEELGLAHGDGRFAKLMSSYAKTDLLILDDWGLAPFTAEQRRDMLELLDDRYGQRSTIVTSQMPVDNWHELIGDPTLADAILDRLVHNAYRINLKGESMRKRTQKLTTPANPD from the coding sequence ATGCTGCCCCATCCGACCCTGGACAAGCTGCAAACCCTGCGCCTGCACGGCATGCTCAAGGCGCTGAACGAACAACTGAAAACCCCGGACATCGACAGCCTGAGCTTCGAGGAACGCCTCGGCCTGCTGGTCGACCGCGAGCTGACTGAACGCGACGACAAGCGCCTGAGCAGCCGCCTGCGCCAGGCCCGGCTCAAGCACAACGCCTGCCTCGAAGACATCGACTACCGCAGCCCGCGCGGGCTGGATAAGGCGCTGATCCTGCAACTGAGCGGCGGCCAGTGGCTACGCGACGGCCTCAACCTGATCATCGGCGGCCCCACCGGTGTCGGTAAAACCTGGCTGGCCTGCGCCCTGGCCCACCAGGCCTGCCGAGAAGGCTACAGCGTGCGTTACCTGCGCTTGCCGCGTTTGCTGGAAGAACTGGGTCTGGCCCATGGCGACGGGCGCTTCGCCAAGCTGATGAGCAGCTACGCCAAGACCGACCTGCTGATCCTCGATGACTGGGGCTTGGCCCCGTTCACCGCCGAACAGCGGCGCGACATGCTGGAGCTACTGGACGACCGCTACGGCCAGCGCTCGACCATCGTTACCAGCCAGATGCCGGTGGACAACTGGCACGAACTGATCGGCGATCCGACCCTGGCCGACGCTATCCTCGACCGCCTGGTGCACAACGCTTACCGGATCAATCTGAAGGGTGAATCAATGCGCAAACGGACGCAGAAATTGACGACGCCAGCCAACCCGGACTAA
- the istA gene encoding IS21-like element IS1491 family transposase — protein MRKIREVLRLKFEVGLSARQIAVSVQVGRVTVGDYLNRFAASGLSWPCSLSDAELEQQLFPPAPAVASEKRPLPDWAWVHAELRRPGVTLALLWQEYRLSQPQGFQYSWFCEHYRAWQGKLDVVMRQEHRVGEKLFVDYAGQTVPVIDRHSGEIRQAQVFVAVLGASSYTFAEATWSQQLPDWLGSHTRCFAFLGGVPEIVVPDNLRSAVSKAHRYEPDINPSYRDLAEHYGVAVVPARARKPRDKAKAEVGVQVVERWILAALRNRQFFSLDELNSAISVLLERLNQRPFKKLPGSRQTAFDSLDRPALRPLPEQPYVYAEWKKARVHIDYHVEVDGHYYSVPYQLVKKQLEVRLTARTVECFHANQRVASHLRSMHKGRHSTQAEHMPKSHREHAEWTPQRLIRWAEQTGPNTAGVIRHILERRIHPQQGYRACLGILRLGKTHGEVRLELACRRAISLGTCSYKSLESILRQGLENLPLAQQHLPLLPDDHANLRGPGYYH, from the coding sequence ATGCGTAAGATTCGCGAAGTACTACGTCTCAAGTTCGAGGTCGGACTATCAGCTCGCCAGATTGCGGTCAGCGTGCAGGTCGGTCGTGTCACCGTCGGCGACTACCTCAATCGTTTTGCCGCCAGTGGTCTCAGTTGGCCCTGTTCGTTGTCCGATGCCGAGTTGGAGCAGCAACTGTTCCCGCCGGCCCCGGCGGTTGCCAGCGAGAAGCGGCCTTTACCCGATTGGGCATGGGTGCATGCCGAACTGCGCCGCCCCGGGGTGACCCTGGCGCTGCTCTGGCAGGAGTACCGCCTGAGCCAGCCGCAGGGCTTTCAGTACAGCTGGTTCTGTGAGCACTACCGGGCCTGGCAGGGCAAGCTGGACGTGGTGATGCGTCAGGAGCACCGCGTCGGCGAGAAGCTGTTCGTCGACTATGCCGGCCAGACGGTGCCGGTTATCGACCGCCACAGCGGCGAGATCCGCCAGGCGCAGGTGTTCGTCGCGGTGCTCGGCGCGTCCAGCTACACCTTCGCCGAAGCCACCTGGTCGCAGCAGCTGCCGGACTGGCTAGGCTCGCATACCCGTTGCTTCGCCTTCCTCGGCGGCGTGCCGGAGATCGTGGTGCCGGACAACCTGCGCAGCGCGGTGAGCAAGGCCCATCGTTACGAGCCGGACATCAACCCCAGCTACCGCGACCTTGCCGAGCACTACGGAGTGGCGGTGGTGCCGGCGCGGGCACGCAAACCGCGCGACAAGGCCAAGGCCGAAGTCGGCGTGCAGGTGGTCGAGCGTTGGATCCTCGCGGCCCTGCGCAACCGTCAGTTCTTCTCCTTGGACGAACTCAACAGCGCCATCTCCGTGTTGCTGGAGCGGCTCAACCAACGCCCGTTCAAGAAGCTGCCGGGCTCGCGCCAGACGGCCTTCGACAGCCTGGATCGTCCGGCGCTGCGCCCCCTGCCGGAGCAACCCTACGTCTACGCCGAGTGGAAGAAAGCGCGGGTGCACATCGACTACCACGTCGAGGTCGATGGGCATTACTACTCGGTGCCGTATCAACTGGTGAAGAAGCAGCTGGAGGTGCGCCTGACGGCGCGCACCGTCGAGTGTTTCCACGCCAACCAGCGAGTGGCCAGCCACCTGCGCTCAATGCACAAGGGCCGGCACAGCACGCAGGCCGAGCACATGCCCAAGAGCCATCGCGAGCATGCCGAGTGGACGCCACAACGGCTGATCCGCTGGGCCGAGCAGACCGGGCCGAACACCGCCGGCGTGATCCGGCACATCCTCGAACGGCGCATCCATCCGCAGCAGGGCTACCGGGCCTGCCTGGGCATCCTGCGCCTGGGCAAAACCCACGGCGAAGTGCGCCTGGAGTTGGCCTGCCGTCGCGCCATCAGCCTCGGCACGTGCAGCTACAAGAGCCTCGAATCGATCCTGCGCCAGGGGCTGGAGAACCTGCCGCTGGCCCAGCAGCACCTGCCCCTGCTGCCGGACGACCACGCCAACCTGCGCGGCCCCGGCTACTACCACTGA
- a CDS encoding Lrp/AsnC family transcriptional regulator, whose amino-acid sequence MSDSRPVALDEIDRQLISLLQINARESVAMLARQLGIARTTVTSRLARLEKTKVISGYGVRLGQRLIDGGLQAYVGIKVQPRSGKDVVRRLSAMGQVQQLCAVSGEFDYVAWLRSDSPEQLDQLLDQIGSVDGVEKTTTSIICGFHGHLATHSMSI is encoded by the coding sequence ATGTCCGACAGCCGTCCCGTCGCCCTCGATGAAATCGACCGCCAACTGATTTCGCTACTGCAGATCAATGCCCGCGAAAGTGTCGCCATGCTGGCCCGGCAGCTGGGCATCGCACGCACCACGGTGACCTCGCGCCTGGCGCGACTGGAAAAGACCAAGGTCATCAGCGGCTATGGCGTACGCCTGGGCCAGCGCCTGATCGACGGCGGCTTGCAGGCCTATGTCGGGATCAAAGTGCAACCACGCTCGGGCAAGGACGTGGTGCGCCGCCTGAGTGCCATGGGACAAGTCCAGCAGTTGTGCGCGGTCAGTGGCGAGTTCGACTACGTGGCCTGGCTGCGCAGTGATTCACCGGAGCAACTGGACCAGTTGCTCGACCAGATCGGCAGTGTCGATGGTGTGGAAAAGACCACGACCTCGATCATCTGCGGATTCCACGGTCATCTGGCCACCCATTCCATGAGCATCTGA
- a CDS encoding LPS biosynthesis protein: protein MDASTAQLISDVPFSVSHFDDCRNAGSGSVFVIASGSSAKDFPFQEFSDIPMITMNGAISMFVDTPIKPFFYVCTDKDFSNQQPELFAEAMRRSERVALWEDHYKSAGVAASGELYFLRKARKAKFSDLLRKDPELIRNRPFPGSRRKPLGFSKNLHRGFFDARTVAYVALQIAYHAGFNKVFMVGVDLNQNAGRFYENRHSKLSPCGLDQHFDSRILPSFELLAESVVDKDFAVYNLSPTSRLPRTVIPYKTLDEVQALVRS from the coding sequence ATGGACGCTTCCACAGCACAGTTGATTTCTGACGTGCCATTCAGCGTCAGCCATTTCGATGATTGCCGCAATGCAGGGTCAGGCTCGGTTTTCGTGATTGCCTCGGGCAGTTCGGCAAAGGACTTTCCTTTTCAGGAATTCTCCGACATCCCGATGATCACGATGAACGGCGCGATCTCCATGTTCGTCGATACGCCGATCAAGCCATTTTTTTATGTCTGCACGGACAAGGACTTTTCCAACCAGCAACCCGAGCTGTTTGCCGAAGCCATGCGCCGCAGTGAACGGGTTGCGCTCTGGGAGGACCACTACAAGTCCGCCGGTGTTGCCGCCAGCGGCGAGCTGTATTTTCTGCGCAAAGCCCGCAAGGCGAAGTTTTCCGACCTGCTGCGAAAAGACCCTGAACTCATCCGCAATCGCCCCTTCCCGGGCAGTCGCCGGAAACCCCTGGGGTTCAGCAAGAACCTGCACCGCGGCTTCTTTGATGCTCGCACGGTGGCTTACGTAGCGCTGCAGATTGCCTACCATGCGGGTTTCAACAAGGTCTTCATGGTGGGAGTGGACTTGAACCAGAATGCTGGCAGGTTCTACGAAAACCGACATTCCAAGCTGTCACCTTGCGGCCTGGACCAACACTTCGATTCGCGCATCCTGCCGTCCTTCGAGTTGCTGGCCGAGTCGGTGGTCGACAAGGATTTCGCCGTCTACAACCTGTCGCCCACCTCCCGACTGCCACGCACAGTGATTCCTTACAAAACCCTCGATGAAGTGCAGGCACTGGTGCGCAGCTGA
- a CDS encoding serine acetyltransferase, whose protein sequence is MDWENLKRFWRIEVMGGEEKKLKFKRIFRRIRLKEQEHYLFWFRLAQHLHRRRKGVLNYPKIARRIHASLVRTHGIDIMLAAEIGPGLSFSHRVGIVIADAARIGKNLSIRQNTTIGVKTAGQKGLIHIGDNVVVGANVCIIGDNLRIGDNVTIGAMAFINKDVPDNSTCFTRHVTTINQK, encoded by the coding sequence ATGGATTGGGAGAATCTGAAGAGATTCTGGCGCATCGAAGTGATGGGCGGTGAAGAAAAGAAATTGAAGTTCAAACGGATATTTCGACGTATTCGCCTAAAAGAACAAGAGCATTATCTGTTCTGGTTCAGGCTGGCGCAGCATCTTCACCGACGCCGGAAAGGGGTGCTCAATTACCCCAAGATTGCCCGTCGAATCCACGCAAGTTTAGTGCGTACCCATGGCATCGATATCATGCTGGCGGCGGAAATCGGTCCTGGTCTGAGCTTCTCTCACCGTGTAGGGATAGTGATCGCGGATGCGGCACGCATAGGCAAAAACCTGTCCATTCGCCAAAACACCACTATCGGTGTGAAAACCGCTGGCCAGAAAGGTTTGATCCACATCGGCGACAACGTAGTAGTAGGGGCCAATGTTTGCATAATCGGCGACAACCTACGCATCGGCGACAATGTAACCATCGGAGCAATGGCCTTTATCAACAAGGATGTACCGGATAACAGCACTTGCTTTACCCGGCACGTAACGACGATCAATCAGAAGTGA
- a CDS encoding EAL domain-containing protein: MPKMPALLLLFQMLWSATAGALTLTDEEQAWLSAHPQLRLGVDASWPPFEYRDQDGRYQGLAADYIALIQERLGVVFKPVEPSSWSAVLEQARRNQLELLPGVMSTPERQGFLAFTRPYLDFPIVILAHEGGAQPRTLKDLYGLKIAVVENYAPHELLRTHHPDLNLVALPNVSSALQALATDEVDAVVGDLASSIWSLRQLKLDGLYVSGETNYRYQLAMAVPREQKILVGILDKVMADMSTSEISKIQERWVGNVLDHRTLWYDLLIYGLPGILLLVAILAAMMRVNRRLSSEISRRIALEQELRSSEYHYRGLIESLSAIAWEADANDFTYSYVSPHAEDLLGYPLGHWLRPGFWRSIIHPDDALWAQAYCDSETAAGRDHSLDYRVICADGRSLWVRDIVSLIEHGHKPVMRGLMIDISETKNAEDALRLSEQKFASVFQQCPDILLIARLSDGCLLEVNEAFEEQIGLSSAEVIGRTATELSIWGVDGIGPGLLLRLQSGSIRNLETLFRRSNGQLFTGLISAETFELDNTPALVVAVRDISQLKETQEQLQTSEEKFAKAFHASPDGLLLSRQSDGLLLEVNEGFCRLTGFDSHTSLDHTSLDLGIWVDLNERRRLLEMLKKDGFVRDFSCHIRRSDGQIRLCELSARPLPIAGVDCMLTIARDITERHLMQEKLQLAATVFENTAEGVLITDTEQRISAVNRAFSEITGYSEFEALGQTPRLLASGQHDSAFYAAMWHQLTAEGHWQGEIHNRRKNGELYPSWLTISAVRNSERAITHFVAVFADISSLKHAQAKLDYQAHHDPLTGLPNRTLFENRLQAALTCAQSSKRQGAVLFLDLDRFKHINDSLGHPVGDLLLKGIAQRLKEQVRDIDTVARLGGDEFIILLPGLHQPSDASHIANKLLACFSAPFQAGEHEFFTSASIGTSLYPQDGTDVASLIRNADAAMYRSKAKGRNRVECYTRDLTAQASERIALEHELRRAIERNELSLCYQPKFSLKTQSLVGAEALIRWTHPLFGDVPPEHFIGLAEENGMILQLGDWVLEQACRQMQIWKKRYQAFGPLSVNLAGAQLRQTSLIKRIEQLLKTHQLKAGDLQLEITENFIMSQAEEALAILHQLKHLGVQLAIDDFGTGYSSLSYLKRLPLDILKIDQSFIRGLPDDPHDAAIARAIIALGRSMQLTIIAEGVENQAQQQFLAAEGCEQIQGYIVSLPLPAEEFAASFLRIAVSDLSDGTAWKPSL; the protein is encoded by the coding sequence ATGCCCAAAATGCCGGCCCTCCTGTTGCTGTTCCAGATGCTCTGGAGCGCAACGGCCGGCGCCTTGACCCTGACCGACGAAGAACAAGCCTGGCTCAGCGCCCACCCGCAGCTGCGCCTGGGCGTCGACGCATCCTGGCCACCGTTTGAATACCGTGACCAGGACGGTCGCTACCAGGGATTGGCTGCCGATTACATTGCCCTTATTCAGGAACGACTGGGCGTAGTGTTCAAACCGGTCGAGCCGTCCAGTTGGTCTGCCGTGCTTGAACAGGCACGGCGAAACCAGCTGGAGTTACTCCCTGGAGTCATGTCGACACCGGAGCGTCAGGGTTTCCTGGCCTTCACCCGCCCCTACCTGGATTTCCCGATCGTCATTCTGGCCCATGAGGGCGGAGCACAACCGCGTACCCTGAAGGACCTCTACGGGCTGAAGATTGCCGTGGTGGAGAACTATGCGCCGCATGAACTGCTGCGCACCCATCACCCTGACCTGAACCTGGTGGCCTTGCCCAACGTCAGCTCGGCACTGCAGGCACTGGCCACCGATGAAGTCGACGCGGTGGTCGGCGACCTCGCATCGAGCATCTGGAGCCTGCGTCAGCTCAAACTCGACGGTCTGTATGTCAGCGGTGAAACCAACTACCGCTACCAGCTGGCCATGGCGGTACCGCGGGAGCAAAAGATCCTGGTCGGCATTCTCGACAAAGTCATGGCCGACATGAGCACCAGCGAAATCAGCAAGATCCAGGAGCGCTGGGTCGGCAATGTCCTCGATCACCGGACCCTCTGGTACGACCTGTTGATCTACGGACTGCCCGGCATATTGCTGTTGGTGGCAATACTGGCGGCAATGATGCGGGTCAACCGGCGGCTGAGTTCGGAAATTTCCCGCCGCATCGCCCTGGAACAGGAACTGCGCAGCAGCGAATACCACTACCGCGGCCTGATCGAAAGCCTCTCGGCGATCGCCTGGGAAGCCGATGCCAACGACTTCACTTACAGCTACGTCTCGCCGCATGCCGAAGACCTGCTCGGCTACCCGCTGGGTCATTGGCTGCGCCCGGGCTTCTGGCGCAGCATCATTCACCCCGATGACGCCCTTTGGGCCCAGGCCTACTGCGACAGCGAGACCGCTGCCGGGCGCGACCACAGCCTCGATTATCGGGTGATTTGCGCCGATGGCCGCAGCCTGTGGGTGCGCGATATCGTCAGCCTGATCGAGCACGGGCACAAGCCGGTGATGCGCGGCTTGATGATCGATATCAGCGAAACCAAGAATGCCGAGGATGCCCTGCGCCTGTCGGAGCAGAAATTCGCCTCGGTATTCCAGCAGTGCCCGGACATCCTGCTGATCGCCCGCCTCAGCGACGGCTGTTTGCTGGAGGTCAACGAGGCCTTCGAAGAGCAGATCGGCCTGAGCTCGGCAGAGGTCATTGGCCGCACCGCTACAGAGTTGAGCATCTGGGGAGTCGACGGGATCGGCCCAGGATTACTCCTGCGCCTGCAGTCAGGCAGCATTCGCAACCTGGAAACGCTGTTCCGGCGCAGCAACGGCCAGTTGTTCACCGGTTTGATCTCGGCGGAGACCTTTGAGCTCGACAACACACCAGCCCTGGTCGTGGCCGTGCGCGATATCAGCCAGCTCAAGGAAACCCAGGAGCAACTGCAAACCTCCGAAGAGAAGTTCGCCAAGGCCTTCCACGCCTCGCCTGACGGTCTGCTGTTGTCACGCCAGAGTGATGGCTTGCTGCTTGAGGTCAACGAAGGTTTCTGCCGCCTGACCGGCTTCGACAGCCATACCTCGCTGGATCACACCTCGCTGGACCTGGGCATCTGGGTGGACCTTAACGAACGTCGGCGCCTGCTGGAGATGCTGAAAAAAGACGGCTTCGTCCGTGATTTCAGCTGCCATATCCGCCGCAGCGACGGCCAGATACGCCTGTGCGAGCTGTCTGCCCGGCCATTGCCGATAGCCGGTGTCGACTGCATGCTGACCATCGCCCGCGACATCACCGAACGCCACCTGATGCAGGAAAAGCTGCAACTGGCCGCCACCGTATTTGAAAATACCGCCGAAGGTGTGTTGATCACTGACACCGAACAGCGCATCAGCGCCGTCAACCGGGCCTTCAGCGAAATCACCGGTTACAGCGAATTCGAAGCTTTGGGGCAAACACCGCGCTTGCTCGCCTCAGGTCAGCACGACAGCGCTTTTTATGCCGCCATGTGGCACCAGTTGACCGCCGAAGGGCACTGGCAAGGCGAAATCCATAACCGGCGCAAAAATGGCGAGCTGTATCCCAGCTGGCTGACCATCAGTGCCGTGCGCAACAGCGAACGGGCCATCACCCACTTTGTCGCGGTGTTCGCCGATATTTCCAGCCTCAAACATGCCCAGGCGAAACTCGACTACCAGGCTCACCATGATCCACTCACTGGCTTGCCCAACCGCACGCTGTTCGAAAACCGCCTGCAAGCGGCCCTCACCTGTGCCCAGAGCTCCAAACGTCAGGGGGCCGTGCTGTTTCTCGACCTCGACCGTTTCAAGCACATCAACGACAGCCTTGGCCATCCGGTCGGCGACCTGCTGCTCAAAGGCATCGCCCAACGCCTGAAAGAACAGGTGCGCGATATCGATACAGTGGCGCGTTTGGGCGGTGATGAGTTCATCATCCTGTTGCCCGGCCTGCATCAGCCCAGCGACGCCAGTCATATCGCCAACAAACTGCTGGCCTGCTTCAGCGCGCCGTTCCAGGCCGGCGAACACGAGTTCTTCACCAGCGCGAGCATTGGCACCAGCCTGTACCCGCAGGACGGCACCGACGTCGCCTCATTGATCCGCAATGCCGACGCGGCGATGTACCGTTCCAAGGCCAAAGGCCGCAACCGGGTCGAATGCTACACCCGCGACCTCACGGCCCAGGCCAGCGAGCGCATTGCCCTGGAGCACGAGTTGCGCCGGGCCATAGAACGCAACGAGCTGAGCCTGTGCTACCAGCCCAAATTCAGCCTGAAAACCCAGAGTCTGGTGGGCGCCGAAGCCCTGATTCGCTGGACCCACCCACTGTTTGGCGACGTGCCTCCAGAACATTTCATCGGCCTGGCCGAAGAGAACGGCATGATTCTGCAACTGGGCGACTGGGTGCTGGAACAGGCCTGTCGGCAAATGCAGATCTGGAAGAAACGCTACCAGGCCTTCGGTCCGCTGTCGGTCAACCTGGCCGGCGCCCAACTGCGTCAAACCAGTTTGATCAAACGCATAGAACAGCTGCTCAAGACTCACCAGCTCAAAGCCGGTGACCTGCAACTGGAAATTACCGAGAACTTCATCATGAGCCAGGCCGAAGAAGCCCTGGCCATTCTGCACCAGCTCAAGCACCTGGGAGTGCAACTGGCGATCGACGACTTTGGCACCGGCTACTCGTCACTGAGCTACCTCAAGCGCCTGCCGCTGGACATCCTCAAGATCGACCAATCGTTCATTCGCGGCCTGCCGGATGACCCTCACGATGCCGCCATCGCCCGGGCGATCATAGCCCTGGGGCGCAGTATGCAATTGACCATCATTGCCGAAGGTGTCGAGAACCAGGCCCAACAGCAATTTCTCGCCGCTGAAGGCTGCGAGCAGATCCAGGGCTACATCGTCAGCCTGCCGTTACCTGCGGAGGAATTCGCCGCGTCATTCCTTCGTATAGCAGTTTCGGATCTTTCGGATGGCACTGCCTGGAAACCCTCGTTATAA